gaaatctcttatatatatagataatccAAGCAagcaagaatatttttaacttgtttAAAGTGCATAaagttttttaaaagtttcaatATGGGCAATAAGAATAACCACTAAAGCATTTTTCAAACTAACCGAATTgtatttttacttaaataaaaaaacataatctgTGTCACATAATGCCAATGTATTCACAATCATGGTCCTATTGTAATCCCGTACTTTTAGGATATGGTTGGTTTATACCTTGTATAGATAATATCTTTGAAATATGAGTTTCCCTGTGAAATCGAATCAGAATTGACGAGATCTGTAGGAGAGCCGAAGTCTCTGGCATAGCccggatgattgcgaaactgactTTGCCAGACCAATAGCCATGCCGATCTTTGCCCAGCAATGTATGTCTTCTGCCTGAAATAACACATAATAAAATGCTTTTACAGGACCAGCTATCAACATTCGCAGAGGAACACCCAGTGCTGCTGACAGAGGCTCCACTGAATCCCCGGCGTAATAGAGAGAAGTCTGCGGAAGTATTCTTTGAAACATTCAATGTTCCTGCACTGTTCCTGTCAATGCAGGCTGTTCTTAGCTTGTAAGTTGGATTTTTTATGGTATTAagtgaatatattatttctttttgatgtcatttctaatatactagatactactaccgcttcggaaacaaaaggcgctctgagagagtagaaacggcgcaagaaattctcccagcattccttttttgcgctctttttaataaaaatttacaatattgtattgtcattgctatcgctataaaataatcataatctagtcccaggctgtccgataacttagatattcagctgtggagtaataggatttacgacagagccattttttataaaacatttaaatttatttatagataatgcctgaacagtggctgggactttattataaaggtGTATTacattaaagctattatgtatcttatgaagcctactagaattagtataGATGTGGGTTCTGTCTGCATATTCTACCagatttatcaaattcaaatagttaatttctcaaaataggataaccacatcactttttgaagtcaagaaaatatacaaataatagaataatacagtcctactgcttataaattaaaatagtatgcagaccttaaaattatttacattgctttaatctcatgcacttttatctgttatataatctttaattgtataataagtttttttttaaagtttctgtttaacaaatagtttaaacttttttaattgtagtttgcaaatttcttcagggattttattataaaaacggacacattgtccCCTGAATGATTTCATCATCATTTTATCACGGGGAGGTGCTCAGAGTTTTTCGGGTTATTACCAGcacgtcaaaatgcgaaatttcaACCACATTATGTTGACATGTATCATTTTACAACCGCGCGGTTTTCGAGATCTAGCCTCTTACGGCAATCAATTACCGGTGGATTGGATCATCAATAATGGAGGATACTCCTAATTAAAAAGCTGGCTAAATTAAAAGGCTCACTTGATTCCTGGTATTGCAGATGTCCATTGAGGGTTGCCCCTTACCCATTTGcccctcttatattaaaaaaaaagagtgtgaACTTATAATCCACTTGTATAGAAAGCATCTGTGATGAAGCGCACGATTTAACGTAATACCTCGTACGCATCAAGAAAAACCAATCGGCAATGGCGATTAATCGTTTCTTTCTCACTCGACTCGCCACAAAACAATAGGTATTAAAATAACCCTCgtgtacttaatatatataaattacgtgacacgttgtttgtccgcgatggactcctaaactaatgaacggattttaatggggattacttcatggattgcagtttggtccaacttgagagataggatagtttttatttcgatttgggacccataattattttcattttcaatatttgttttgtatggacatattttctatgagagaatttactgggAAACAATTTTCtcataacaacagggagtatttttacgaaataattcttgatgttttgaaatattattggcaaattcctataaaacagtatttttttttattatatacagaacaacgtctgtagggtcagctagtttaattatacattttagaaATACCAACAATGAGCtctatatgaatataaataaagtataatacatttataataactttCACTGTTAACTGACAGCCCAGTTCTAGGCCGAAAAAAAATTTTCGccacaaaaacaatataatttacatCTATAAAGtgtcagcaatattattatatcatattaatatataatatctggtcgaccgagccttgctcggatttttaagaaggtaaaaaacttgaacaaaataaactaataggacatctggattcgaaccggggcttcttctgctttccagatcacccaatgtcccatctgagctattatagtcttgtatacatatatagtggcgaaatttacctttgtattctaatgttattgcagctgtttctcattaaaacatggataaaactacattttttaaaattgaaacctagctagatcgatttatcgcccccgaaaccccctatatactaaattttatgaaaatcgttggagccgattccgagattccaattatatatatatatatatatacaagaattgctcatttaaagatataagataattaattacttgatgtgttaacaagtgctaccaacgtcatggagccataagatatcccaCTTCTGAACTGTATGTgtacaatacaaataaattgatTACAAGAATAGTGTgcgtttaaataaaaatccgtcttacaaaaagcaaaaaataaatCGATAGGTCATTGTACCCTTAAAAGAAttgtcttaatattttttttaaattacgtaAACTGCGATCTAATATGTCAACTAGATCAGGATATCTGTTATAACCTTAATAAGATTCTGcataattccaccttcgcacaacgcGCCACatattacgatatcatccccaccatctggatgtgtggcgttccttcacagtgcggtattcaagaaactttcttccacattcaaccaagctgtggaatgagcttccttgtgctgtttttccaggacgatacgacatgggttccttcaaacaaagcgcgtacatctttcttaaagtgttgtctcgccaaaatctggcacgagatcggtcttcccgaacagatatgacttagggaccttcaagaaaaaagcatactcccaccttaaaggccggcaattaATTTCTTGACACATCTgttattgcggatgtccatgggcagttgcctGAGAggtctccccatcccgtgagcctcttgcccgtttgccccctctcatataaaaaaaagcaatgcagtgccgctcagaattcttgacaaacccaaaaattctgagcggaactacaattgcactcatcaccttgagacataagatgtcaagtctcatttgcccagtaatttcactagctacgcgcccttcagaccgaaacacagtaatacttacacattactgcttcacggcagaaataggcgcctttgtggtacccaaaatctagcgggcttcctgtgcaaagaagcctcccactggtagaatgTTACTTGACAATATCGTTCTAGGTACGCCACTGGTCGCACAACAGGAGTTGTTTTGGACTCTGGTGATGGAGTTACTCACTCGGTTCCCATCTACGAGGGTTTCGCGATGCCACACAGCATCATGAGGGTGGACGTGGCAGGGAGGGACGTTACCAGATATCTGAGGTAAGTAAAGTAAGCATTTATTCTTGATACAAAACATAAcatatacaggttgtcccaaagttatgggacatgaagtgAAAGTACCTttaatatcgaagataggctattttactgaaagaagactttatgttattttttaaaagttagtaattctgcattcaaagattttctaaaaattacttgcctcgtctgggaatcgaaccgacttaaatgtaaaaaaaaacacccctacttttatgatgccaatcgaaagaattgccactaataactcttcttaagtaacataataaaattaacaaattaaaaataagatgtCGTGTTAAGGACAATCACTCAGCATTTTTAGAATTGACGATTTGTGGATCAACCTGTTGACAGCGGCCGAAGACAACAAGGCATCGTCTTAAAATGACTGTCTTGTCTAGTAGaaaaagagaaaattttaattggagttttaaaagatttttattaaatagatcATTTTTTGAGGTTTATTTTCTGTTTCAggtttattttagcaatattattattaaacttttatttgaattttatcatTAGTGCATATCACTATTTCTCTCCACTTCTGCGTGTCCGATTGCCAGTTGACAAACTCCTCCAATCTTCTCCATTCTTGCCTTTTTGTGGTCTGTCTACCCCAGGTTGTTCCTGCCACCTGTCTTATTAGTCCGGTCAATTaagaccaaaaaatgagagtgaagttacataaagtcccaacaagctgaaaaccagtgaaattgttcaaaacataattataaacaatgttaaaAAGTACCCCATCGTTcccgtgtatggatttttttttattcaaggtcaaaggaaAAATGAGTTTtgcgcgattttcagcaaaacgttAAGtttcgttatatctcagaaacggtggatcgtaagaaaaaaagtattgacacattttttatagataattttatgatctacaatttttgtctgggTTACTTTCATGATAAAatttaccgttttgctgaaaatcgtgaaaactcatttttttgacctttgtccttgaataaaaaaaaattctatacacgggaatgatggggaacttttaaacattgtttataattatgttttgaacaatttagctgattttcagcttgttgggactttatgtaacttcgaatgtctaaattgaccggactgtATATCGTCATCCTATCCACTCTGTGGTCTGACTCTGTAACTTTTTTCATTCCTTGGGTACCACTGTGTCACAAATTTACTCTATTTACCTGTTCCTCTAATCATATGTCAATGCCCATTTCCACAGATCCTAAACTTTTTAAGTCCTATTGCTATTAGAATAATAATGAGagaaatttaaagatataaacattttcagtgttgcTTGATgcaacactgaaaatgtttatatttgtatattcaaaatcaaatatttttatttaaaatcacttattgaacgtcaaaaactaccacccattcaaaagagactgcctcagatctgagaagtttcggcgcaagaaactcagcgggcttttttttttaaatataaaatatggattacaatgtgatatcgtacaataaacatttataattaaagagcctgagggtgttcgctttatttccagtccgtggtgtcatttagaaaatcgtttatgctttaataacctttcccacacaaacgttttttaacaattattttaaatttcgtaaacacatttgttttgtacattttctgggatcatattgtagaagcatatacatcgcccaacaaaagacttactaactcgaccaaaccgagtagtaggcataacaagtttatgtttgttcctcgtgttaacattatgaatgtcacagtttctagaaaattcctcaacgTGCTTATGGACaaacagaacattatcaaaaatgtattgagaagcaacagtcaaaatgtttatttcttaaaatttttctcttaatgattctttaggacctaggttataaatcgcgcgaatagctctcttctgcagcacaatggtattaatcttaatatattcatGATAAAGTTATGAACTTACATATTCATAGGCACATTAGTGAATATGCTAGGAACTGTGATAAGTGCGCGTTTGTAAAtcggtaagagcgctcggacggaactcaAAAggcgcaggttcgagtcccgcatcgttcataaattttttcatcaacaaaacaacaaattgtttacacacacttttttatatctatttattatgtttttaatagaGCCTAGTGGCAGGTGAAGTAAACATCTGATTCttggtttttaataataataataatattgacacactttttacacaaattatcttgccccaagttaagcatatatagcctgtgttatgggttacaagacaacgatgtatttaatacaatatacttacttaaacatacataaatacatttaaacatccatgactcggaaacaaacatccatattcatcatataaatgcttgcacctaccgggattcgaacccttttaattaaatttaatgattcTTCATGTTTCATTTCAGACTGCTCCTACGCAAAGAAGGCGTAAATCTGCGGACATCCGCTGAGCTGGAGATCGTAAAGTCTATCAAAGAGCGGGCGTGCTACCTCTCTCCCAACCCGCTCAAGGAGGAGACCCTGGACTCCGAACGAGCTCAGTACACCTTGCCTGATGGCACACAGCTTGAGGTAGGCTAACATTGGTCAGCGATGAgatcataggcacataagtgaatttgccagaaactgtcataaccataatgttaacgccaggaacagacataaacttatgatgcctactactcggctaagtcgagttagtaaggcttttgtggggcgatgtatatgcttttacaacaagatcccagaaaatgttcaaaacaaaagtataacgttattcaaaagaattgttaaaaaacgtttgtgtggtaaaggttactataacattaatgactttcttaatgataccacagattgggaatagagtgaccaccctcaggctattaaataataagtttaattgtacaatattactttgtaaacatattgtttataataattatgttttgagcaatttcactgattttcagcttgttgggactttatgtaaattcactctcattttttggtcttAATTGACCTGACCAATAAGACAGGAACAACCTGGGGTAGACAGACCACAAAAAGGCAAGGTATActcgccatacttaagacaatctcttctttaactatgatcgcctggtaccaaaacattgtattatgcttcctatctcattatctcccatgttaaatattatgaattgatgtgactgctctttttcgACTcttcgactttcaaatcacaacgatgataaagaagttttcacttcaatagtatgcatatttctgtctcattctttgccggcttcatcctacacatttttgtatttgtgtctcttacctgtcgttttttccgttgcatccggtttgaaatcacaacgattctaaagaagtttcacttcaaaaataaagagCTTAACAGTAACGTATTATTTCTTTTAGATTGGACCAGCCCGTTTCCGCGCTCCTGAAGTATTGTTCAGACCTGACCTAATCGGTGAAGAATGTGAAGGTATGgcttacaattatataaaagaggGCATGAGGATCACGTGATGGGAGTGGTGAGTGAACCACCCATGGAAATGCACAACATCTGGGGTCAAGAGATGAGTTACCAGCTTTTtaggtatgctcttttcttgaaggtccctaagtcgtatcggttcggtaaATCTGCTGCGAGTGATAACTGattctaagcaatttgttattttcgaAGTGATATCcctccctcacttctgggattaattatataagtttaatttgtaaccaaaatttgggactcgaaaccgcgacctctcgggttcggtccgagcgctcttaccaactgagccaaccgtacgagtggcgcatggttcgtaaatcttggtaagtcttgttcaactctcaggttaaaCTGTGattccatctacaggatcaactttatagctgataacctgctcaaccataataattgcatattagggaactgacttgagatgtcgcttttgcaaatctaaacagatttttttttaaacgtaaatTATCTCTAAACGCGCCTGCCTCTATTATAAAtttcactgcttgtggcggtgacatAGGACGGGTCGTTCTTTTCCTTAAAATATTTCGAAGCAATcactttgaaaattaaaaaatatacctttAGTCGTGTGTATATGATATTATGAGagtttattttgtattagaATTTACCACACCATTGAAACGTCTTTATTATCTCATACCGACACACGCTTGGCTTTTCCAGGGCTCCACGAGGTATTGATGTTCGCGATACAGAAGTCTGATATGGATTTACGGAAAGTGTTGTACCAGAATATAGTGCTGAGCGGAGGTTCCACTCTGTTCCGAGGCTTTGGCGACAGACTGCTGGCTGAGATCAGAAGACTCGCGCCTAAggatatgaaaataagggtgaGAATTGCTTGATGATGTTTTATAGGTTATTTTGTCGGTAGCCAATTATCTAAGTTAgcaatagctgtaatattttaagcttttcttcgtttggcgcgttaggaaaaattatcagagtgaattttacgATGCGcccgcacaccgtcacgcaaattcgacaccctgacgttaactggtcaactagaccatttctATCATACTTAAGACTAAATTATGTGCTATAAACGCAAAATATACATACGgcctacttcaaaattataatttcagtgataaaatgcatataggtactttataacaaattattgtgaatcacttataaataatttgataataatatatcttttttaGGCTAGTTAGGAACACAtttattgatttcaaatttaaatggattttaaatttgaaaatgctATGTTTACTCTCaaataatttgcagttaggtaataactttgtagggataattctataatgcactagtgtgtaatattattttatttacacccatgctttaaatcctctattaaagattctaaaacagtaagCTTATTACAACATATGACAACATTAAAACttatcatccaaacgagtgttgtaatgaaattcagtacaacattatatcatccgtgggaggctcctttgcacaggatgccggcttgattatgggtctatttctgccgtgaagcagtaatgtgttagcattactgtgtttcggtctgaagggcgccgtagctagtgaaattactgggcaaacgagacctaacatcttatgtctcaaggtgacgagcgttgttgtattgccactcagaatgtttgggatttttcaagaatcctgagcggcactgcattgtaatgggcagggtgtatctattactatcagctgtacgtcctgttcgtctcgtcccttactttcacattaaaaaaatccgttttcataataacactcctttggatgatatatACATAGTAACCATAACTAGGActggtttttttaatgttagcagcaagctaactgtttcagaatttttttatagaggattcatattttgggtttagataaagttttgtatgcaactgttcatAACTAAGTAtttaaacactcatgtgatactattatcacatgagtgtttatgatgcctattactcggctaagtcgagttagtaagtcttttgtggggcgatgtatatgcttttacaacaagatcccagaaaatgttcaaaacaaaagtataacgttattcaaaagaattgttaaaaaacgtttgtgtggtaaaggttactataacataaatgactttcttaatggataccacagattgggaatggagtgaccgccctcaggctattaaataataagtttaattgtacaatattactctgtaaacatatttatttgatgaaaaaaaaagcccgctgagtttgttgcgcccattcttctcaggtctgaggcattcattttggaatgggtggtagtttttgactttcaataagtgatgtcacatcctattttgaaaaaaaatatttgaatttgaaagtgtatcccacattcatgttttaataccccttattacagaATATTTATAGTTCGGTTGATGGTCCTAAGAACGATGTAATAAGACTTGCTTTatgagcaagtgtgttgaaaaataaattatgcttgtgtgtgtgtgaatttaAAGTTTGGTTTAGGTAATGAAAGagtcattgagagcaaaattgaaggaaataaacatcataactgttgcatctcaatatattcttgataatattatgtatgtacataggcacataagttaatttactagaaactgtcataaccataatgttaacaccaggaacaagcataaacttataatgcctactactcggctaagtcgagtctTTTGCGGGGCGATGTATCTGTTTTTAAAGCAAGATCCTTGTTCAAAACAAACGCATGAAGAttatcaaaagaattgttaaaatacatttgtgtggtaaaggttactataacattaatgataccacagattgggaatggagcgaccgcccacaggctattaaataataaattttattgtattattttacattgtaaccatcttaatatataaaattctcatgtcgcggtgtttgtagttaaactccttgaCCGATTcgtctcatgaaattttaatgcatattgggtaggtctgagaatcggagaACTGTTAATGGTGgtccacgctttttttttaatgtttttgacatttttttttaaatttgtttgattatgagtcagcataaaaaatacatacaacttcaaattttcacccatctacgatcaacagttactttcgtatcgtgattttaatatcggcaatacaacgtttgctgggtcagctagtatttttataaaaaaaagaccgctgcgtttgttgcgcccgttcttctcaggtctgaggcataggTTTTGGAATGATCGGTAGTTCTGACCTTGAATAAGttgtattatattctattttgaatttaataaatgtgTTACAGATATCGGCGCCGCAGGAGCGGCTGTACTCGACGTGGATCGGCGGTTCGATTCTGGCGTCACTCGACACCTTCCGCAAGATGTGGGTATCGAAGCGAGAGTACGACGAAGAGGGTCATCGCGCAGTCCACAGAAAGACATTCTAGAAATACTGCCTGTAGCAAAACTACggtatatttatagaaatttcaTGGAACTCATATAGCTTTTAATTAACATGAACAAGACGGGCTATGTAGAATAGGTTTTTCTACTGGGCTTTACAAAAATCCTGCTTTAAACTAtggcataataataaatatgcatATAGGAAACCTGCGGATGTATTAATGAAATTGTGAATTGAAGAAACTTTGTCAATGATATACCTATTTTTTTCCcgaggtatttttttaaatagaaggGGTGAAGCTTAGAacaattatacgtctagataaacggTTGCAGCTTGAAATCGTCGAAAAATAATTGAggtgaactgttaacctctattttgagcaatttgtgcatttctcaaaattgcactaacacaaagtgacatacaaatcgcgagtgtctTACACTGTATGTAAAGGGTggagcttgtcacgcacactaaagtaataaacctggcctgttttcatcagttgtcatGCAGCAAGAGacatataaattttctaaggtTATCTTCACCATCTCCTTCAATACagatataaataagtttaataatgtTACTATAACACAAGTTATATTTCTATGATTTTGCGATAATTATGAAAGTAAGGTTCGGTCTCAGTGTAAGCGTTTTTAAAATGCGACGTTTTTTATCGAGTGAAGTTGAATTTTAAACGCTGGATGGGAAACATTGAGTGTAATGTCAACGTGGTTTTTAACGCCACGTACCGCTGCATTCATATATCAGCGCTTTTCAGACGcgacttttttttattcagtgGAGTTCAATATAAACCGCTGGGCGGTAACTTTGGGTtgggtaaaaaataaaaatacctttaggcattttttttattttcacgcAATAAGTACATATTTCTGGCTTGTAAATATTctgaggtgatcacttaccatcaagtggcgcgatattttctcaaaataatatttaactatagtTTATGAAATTTCTATGGATAATGTtcttaattaagtttaatttatgcAGCTCTCGTTTTC
The sequence above is a segment of the Leptidea sinapis chromosome 29, ilLepSina1.1, whole genome shotgun sequence genome. Coding sequences within it:
- the LOC126973358 gene encoding alpha-centractin, producing the protein MELNDVIVNQPVVIDNGSGVIKAGFAGDQIPKCRFPNYIGRPKHVRVMAGALEGELFVGPRAEEHRGLLSIKYPMEHGIVTDWNDMERVWNFIYSKDQLSTFAEEHPVLLTEAPLNPRRNREKSAEVFFETFNVPALFLSMQAVLSLYATGRTTGVVLDSGDGVTHSVPIYEGFAMPHSIMRVDVAGRDVTRYLRLLLRKEGVNLRTSAELEIVKSIKERACYLSPNPLKEETLDSERAQYTLPDGTQLEIGPARFRAPEVLFRPDLIGEECEGLHEVLMFAIQKSDMDLRKVLYQNIVLSGGSTLFRGFGDRLLAEIRRLAPKDMKIRISAPQERLYSTWIGGSILASLDTFRKMWVSKREYDEEGHRAVHRKTF